The following are encoded together in the Halobaculum limi genome:
- a CDS encoding ABC transporter permease subunit, giving the protein MTRSTIWLKIARKEFADALRSRMIWGIVVIIAVMTSLSTGISLLIPDVEGGVEMAIGGASQFAGLLVPIMALIAAYLAIAGERESGSLKVILGLPPSRGEVLFGKFIGRSGVVAIGLSLGFLVAGLVAAALYGGLPVGAFLGTIALTVLLGVSFVGIAIGISAVTATRARAMILAITAYLGLTLLWDLAPNGVHLLVTGEMPGRVVPAWFLLVQGFSPTGAYNALVQRLLLGGGTAVEARIGGPVPSYLDPLVFVLILFAWAVIPLFVGYLSFRQADLS; this is encoded by the coding sequence ATGACGCGTTCTACAATCTGGCTGAAGATCGCTCGGAAGGAATTCGCCGACGCCCTCCGGTCGCGAATGATCTGGGGCATCGTCGTCATCATTGCCGTGATGACGTCGCTGTCGACGGGTATCTCACTACTTATCCCGGATGTGGAAGGTGGTGTCGAGATGGCGATTGGCGGTGCCTCGCAGTTCGCTGGACTCCTCGTCCCGATTATGGCGCTGATTGCAGCGTACCTTGCGATTGCTGGCGAACGAGAGTCGGGAAGCCTGAAAGTGATACTCGGACTCCCGCCGTCGCGAGGTGAAGTGCTCTTCGGGAAGTTCATTGGTCGCAGCGGTGTGGTCGCGATCGGTCTCTCATTGGGGTTCCTGGTAGCAGGTCTGGTCGCAGCGGCGCTCTACGGTGGCCTCCCCGTGGGAGCATTCCTTGGAACGATAGCGTTGACTGTCCTTCTCGGCGTTTCGTTCGTCGGGATTGCGATCGGGATTTCGGCCGTCACGGCGACACGAGCTCGTGCGATGATCCTGGCAATTACGGCATACCTCGGCCTGACGCTGCTGTGGGATCTAGCTCCTAATGGGGTGCACTTGCTTGTCACCGGCGAGATGCCGGGGAGAGTGGTCCCAGCCTGGTTCCTGCTCGTACAAGGATTCAGTCCAACCGGGGCGTACAATGCGCTCGTCCAGCGGTTGTTGCTCGGTGGCGGAACTGCTGTGGAAGCGCGAATCGGTGGTCCAGTACCCAGTTACCTCGACCCATTGGTGTTCGTACTCATCCTGTTTGCCTGGGCTGTCATCCCGCTGTTCGTCGGATATCTCTCGTTCCGACAAGCCGATCTGAGCTAA
- a CDS encoding DUF7521 family protein — protein sequence MITLQVTQTGDTVQVFVVLATFLLSALLGLVIARKAYQGYRRNASMPMLYLAAGIVLLTAIPAVLSLFLSTFTTLPNYLVVVVTNGTELLGLTAIAYSLYGRFGSAEERG from the coding sequence ATGATTACGCTCCAGGTGACCCAGACTGGCGACACCGTACAAGTGTTCGTGGTTCTTGCGACGTTCCTACTCTCGGCGTTGCTCGGCCTCGTTATCGCACGGAAGGCGTACCAGGGCTATCGCCGGAACGCCTCGATGCCTATGCTGTATCTCGCGGCCGGCATCGTCCTGTTGACAGCCATCCCCGCAGTGCTCTCGTTGTTCCTCTCGACGTTCACCACACTGCCAAATTATCTCGTCGTCGTGGTGACGAACGGCACCGAACTGCTCGGCCTCACCGCCATCGCCTACTCGCTGTACGGCCGCTTCGGATCGGCGGAGGAGCGCGGATGA
- a CDS encoding histidine phosphatase family protein: MTTIVAVRHGETTWNRKHRLQGWAPAPLTSLGREQADQLGAALTERYEIDRILSSDLHRTEETLEILLEHFDAPVTLDSAWRERDIGVYQGVAFDEMIERFPEYGLGEAGAEAAHRQPESGESLADVRERVIERWETTLAEFESTETILIVTHGGPIRLVLGHLKDLDIVDTILEQSQANCSINEFEFNHETGAVSIVRENDTNHC; the protein is encoded by the coding sequence ATGACAACCATAGTGGCAGTCCGACATGGGGAGACCACGTGGAACCGAAAGCACCGATTGCAAGGCTGGGCACCTGCCCCACTCACCAGCCTCGGTCGAGAGCAAGCCGACCAGCTCGGCGCAGCACTCACGGAGAGATATGAGATCGACCGCATTTTATCGTCGGACCTTCATCGGACGGAGGAGACGCTAGAAATCTTACTTGAACACTTCGACGCACCCGTCACGCTAGATTCGGCGTGGCGCGAACGTGACATTGGCGTCTACCAAGGCGTAGCGTTCGACGAGATGATAGAGCGGTTCCCTGAGTACGGGCTTGGTGAGGCTGGCGCGGAAGCAGCACACAGACAACCGGAAAGCGGTGAGAGCCTTGCTGATGTTCGCGAACGTGTCATCGAGCGGTGGGAGACAACACTGGCCGAGTTTGAATCGACAGAGACCATACTCATCGTGACTCACGGTGGCCCCATTCGCCTGGTTCTTGGACATCTGAAAGACCTCGATATCGTCGACACGATTCTGGAGCAGTCACAAGCGAACTGCTCGATTAATGAGTTTGAGTTCAACCACGAGACAGGTGCGGTGAGTATCGTTCGTGAGAACGATACCAACCACTGTTGA
- a CDS encoding DoxX family protein, producing the protein MGPIYVIAGVSHFLVPKAFERVVPPSLPRPRALVYLSGLAEIALGIGVLLPQTRRRSAWGLIVLLVAVFPANVYMATGDVEDGLPEEVAAVPDWLLWARLPMQAVLIAWAWWYTDSSDDQPK; encoded by the coding sequence ATGGGACCGATCTACGTCATCGCTGGCGTCTCCCACTTCCTGGTCCCGAAGGCATTCGAACGGGTCGTCCCGCCATCGTTACCGCGACCGCGCGCACTGGTGTACCTCTCTGGCCTCGCAGAGATCGCACTTGGAATCGGCGTGTTGCTCCCCCAAACGCGTCGGCGGTCTGCGTGGGGTCTCATCGTGCTGTTGGTGGCCGTCTTCCCCGCGAACGTCTATATGGCGACTGGCGACGTCGAGGACGGGCTGCCCGAAGAGGTTGCTGCGGTTCCTGACTGGCTGTTGTGGGCGAGACTCCCGATGCAGGCTGTGCTCATCGCGTGGGCGTGGTGGTACACCGACTCCTCGGACGACCAGCCAAAGTGA
- a CDS encoding ArsR/SmtB family transcription factor, with translation MSEDVDRVEVLRLLDDEYARAILTATSREPMSAKELAAAIDASPPTVYRRVDDLQAAGLIVEELQYESSGHHYGEYRICVDRVTVTFENGEYTLQLDPTEETTADRFTRLYEGLR, from the coding sequence GTGAGTGAGGACGTGGACCGCGTTGAGGTACTTCGACTCCTCGACGATGAGTACGCCCGTGCCATCCTCACAGCGACTAGTAGAGAGCCTATGTCAGCAAAGGAACTCGCGGCAGCCATCGACGCCTCACCCCCGACTGTCTACCGTCGGGTAGACGACTTGCAAGCGGCTGGGCTCATCGTAGAAGAACTCCAGTATGAGTCGAGTGGCCACCACTACGGCGAGTATCGCATCTGCGTCGACCGAGTAACGGTCACATTTGAAAACGGCGAGTACACCCTCCAACTAGATCCTACCGAGGAGACCACGGCAGACCGCTTCACCAGACTCTATGAGGGACTCAGATGA
- a CDS encoding PfkB family carbohydrate kinase, with product MGTVCSLGSINVDRVHLPTTAELQTLEQRYDWFPSRGQTVAVETIPSEFPSPDQIEHGGKGANQAVAAAAMGADVALFGKYGPDAEKFGVRNELKRAGVSVDAIGVAASKTGSAHVFVDPAGDNRIVITAGANGDVDREYVLHHYDRLVDADCLLLQNEIPVDPVTSLLQRFETEQNPPCVILDPSPVAGVRPLIDCPVIKYLTPNESEYRELQDALTSFEGTVLRTVGSDGVIVGDEVVSTPPVDPVDTTGAGDVFNGVFAAGRASGATLRAAVETATIAASLSTEGEGARGRIPTPEEVQAIRSR from the coding sequence ATGGGAACAGTCTGTAGTCTTGGCAGCATCAACGTCGACCGGGTCCATCTGCCAACAACCGCTGAGCTCCAAACACTTGAGCAGCGTTACGACTGGTTTCCCTCCCGTGGACAAACTGTCGCGGTTGAGACGATCCCATCCGAGTTTCCATCACCAGATCAGATCGAACACGGTGGGAAAGGGGCGAACCAAGCTGTTGCCGCGGCGGCGATGGGCGCTGATGTTGCGCTGTTCGGGAAGTACGGACCCGACGCCGAGAAGTTCGGTGTGCGCAATGAGTTGAAGCGAGCGGGGGTCTCTGTCGATGCAATCGGAGTGGCAGCGTCGAAGACTGGGTCGGCGCACGTGTTTGTCGACCCCGCCGGGGACAACCGAATCGTCATCACGGCCGGCGCGAATGGCGATGTCGACCGTGAGTACGTGCTCCATCACTACGACCGCCTCGTTGACGCCGACTGCCTGCTTCTCCAAAACGAGATCCCTGTCGACCCAGTCACGTCCCTGCTCCAGCGATTCGAAACCGAGCAGAACCCGCCGTGTGTAATCCTCGACCCGTCGCCGGTAGCAGGGGTTCGACCACTGATTGACTGCCCCGTCATCAAGTACCTCACGCCAAATGAAAGCGAGTATCGGGAGCTTCAGGACGCACTCACGTCATTCGAGGGGACGGTACTCCGAACGGTGGGTTCAGATGGGGTCATCGTTGGGGATGAAGTGGTCTCGACGCCGCCTGTCGACCCCGTCGACACAACGGGTGCGGGCGACGTGTTCAACGGCGTGTTCGCTGCAGGACGTGCGTCAGGGGCCACACTCAGAGCAGCCGTCGAGACCGCAACGATCGCTGCGTCACTATCAACAGAAGGAGAAGGCGCTCGTGGGCGGATACCAACGCCCGAAGAGGTGCAGGCTATCCGCTCGCGATGA
- a CDS encoding CPBP family glutamic-type intramembrane protease, translating into MFLLPRLQQRLSALLAFVIVGLHWALWHRPLFVLGDGTMAPTSSSFVAYVGSIIGVSIVLTWLFNATRGASSSRCSTTPRTTQ; encoded by the coding sequence GTGTTCCTCCTTCCGCGCCTTCAGCAGCGTCTCAGTGCGCTGCTTGCGTTTGTCATCGTCGGCCTCCACTGGGCGCTCTGGCATAGGCCACTGTTCGTACTCGGTGACGGTACGATGGCACCGACGAGCAGCTCCTTCGTGGCGTACGTCGGCTCTATCATCGGTGTGAGTATCGTCTTGACCTGGCTGTTCAACGCCACGAGGGGAGCGTCGTCGTCGCGATGCTCTACTACGCCGCGAACAACTCAGTAA
- a CDS encoding ABC transporter ATP-binding protein, producing the protein MSELSSDADPAVEARGLAKSFGDGPPVFSGVDLTFQRGETTLLMGPNGSGKTVLLSCLAGGLYPSAGSISVFGEQPPDARSQLVFMLQDGLAVDDLSGRENAAFYTALHPGATDRWREVADSLELDALDRRVADYSGGMRRKLELALTLSVDVPLYLLDEPTAALDPTTVERFHAMLDDLADAGRTVVATSHSPRDLRAADRLVFFDSDGIVADGEPSALREATPPVVVVEDGPGDELRPVLREDRLFDTDAGRRGFLEADADPEAVADRPGVRAVEAATAPDVFNYYVHIQP; encoded by the coding sequence GTGAGTGAGTTGTCGAGTGACGCCGACCCGGCGGTCGAGGCCCGTGGCCTCGCCAAGTCGTTCGGCGATGGTCCTCCTGTGTTTTCAGGGGTCGACCTGACGTTCCAGCGCGGTGAGACCACCCTGTTGATGGGCCCGAACGGTTCGGGGAAGACTGTCCTGCTCTCCTGTCTCGCGGGGGGACTGTACCCATCGGCTGGATCGATATCGGTGTTCGGCGAGCAGCCACCCGATGCCCGGTCACAGCTCGTGTTTATGCTCCAAGACGGGCTTGCAGTCGACGACCTCTCTGGTCGCGAGAACGCGGCGTTCTACACCGCGCTCCACCCGGGTGCCACCGACAGGTGGCGGGAGGTGGCTGACAGTCTCGAACTCGACGCGCTTGATCGTCGCGTCGCGGACTACTCAGGCGGGATGCGTCGAAAGCTCGAACTCGCGTTGACGCTCTCAGTCGATGTCCCGCTCTACCTACTGGACGAACCGACCGCCGCACTCGATCCGACGACCGTCGAGCGGTTCCACGCGATGCTCGACGACCTGGCCGACGCTGGACGGACCGTCGTCGCCACCAGTCACTCGCCCCGCGACCTCAGGGCGGCCGACCGACTGGTGTTCTTCGACTCGGACGGCATCGTCGCCGATGGTGAGCCGAGCGCGCTCCGTGAAGCCACCCCACCTGTGGTCGTCGTCGAGGACGGGCCGGGTGACGAACTCCGACCGGTTCTCCGTGAGGATCGACTGTTCGACACCGACGCCGGCCGCCGAGGGTTCCTCGAGGCTGACGCCGATCCCGAGGCCGTCGCTGATCGGCCGGGCGTCCGCGCCGTCGAAGCGGCGACGGCTCCAGACGTGTTCAACTACTATGTCCACATCCAGCCATAA
- a CDS encoding ABC transporter ATP-binding protein, protein MEPPSQSLSNSKDTTDDRSIAIQTSGLTKQYGTDVLAVDDLNLTIYEGEVFGFLGPNGAGKSTTIDVIMDYVRPSAGSATVLGYDAQDETREIHERVGILPDGYGLYDRLTGRKHLEYAIALKQSDDTVGDLLDRVGLDAAAADRVVGGYSKGMMQRLALAIALVGDPDLLILDEPSSGLDPNGVRLVREIARSHADRGKTVFFSSHILSQVEAVCDRVAILNRGRLVAVDSIDGLRDTLGTGSTVTLSVDAIPDSLTIGELAGVSDVAVDGRTIRVRVGEATAKVDVIDRIRDDGASILDVTIEESSLEDMFSAYTGEAPPTVDTSEVKG, encoded by the coding sequence ATGGAACCTCCCTCTCAGTCTCTATCGAATTCGAAGGATACGACCGATGACAGGTCGATAGCCATCCAAACCTCAGGGCTGACAAAGCAATATGGAACGGACGTTCTCGCTGTTGATGATCTCAATCTGACAATCTACGAGGGCGAAGTATTCGGCTTTCTCGGACCAAACGGTGCCGGGAAATCGACGACGATCGATGTGATTATGGACTATGTCCGCCCATCGGCCGGGAGCGCAACTGTCCTTGGATACGATGCTCAGGATGAGACACGAGAAATCCACGAGCGAGTCGGCATTCTCCCGGATGGCTACGGACTCTACGACCGACTCACCGGTCGCAAACACCTCGAGTACGCAATCGCGTTGAAGCAATCTGACGATACTGTCGGCGATCTTCTTGATCGAGTTGGTCTTGATGCTGCAGCTGCCGACCGAGTCGTCGGTGGCTATTCGAAAGGAATGATGCAGCGATTGGCTCTCGCGATTGCCCTTGTCGGTGATCCCGATCTGTTGATTCTCGACGAGCCATCTTCGGGACTCGATCCCAACGGCGTTCGCCTCGTCCGTGAGATTGCCCGAAGCCACGCTGACCGGGGGAAAACTGTCTTCTTCTCGAGCCACATTCTCAGCCAAGTCGAAGCTGTGTGCGACCGCGTCGCGATTCTCAACCGTGGGCGACTCGTCGCCGTCGACTCGATTGACGGCCTTCGCGACACACTCGGAACGGGGTCGACGGTAACGCTCTCAGTCGATGCCATCCCAGACTCGCTGACCATCGGAGAGCTAGCCGGAGTCTCCGACGTCGCAGTCGATGGCCGAACAATTCGCGTCCGCGTCGGTGAGGCTACAGCGAAAGTCGACGTGATCGACCGCATACGCGATGATGGCGCTTCAATTCTCGACGTGACAATCGAGGAGTCGTCGTTGGAGGATATGTTCAGCGCCTACACTGGCGAAGCTCCCCCAACAGTCGATACGTCGGAGGTGAAGGGATGA
- a CDS encoding HalOD1 output domain-containing protein: MSTDPNRDLFIYATSRLVDIISNRGSDIDDILHRIVTVVANENGVGDMELSPLYGVVDTDALQALVSNTATPVEVEFVWEGLRIRVSPDGVAVVGREESDSSHG; this comes from the coding sequence CTGTCAACAGATCCCAACCGCGATCTATTTATATACGCTACAAGTCGATTAGTAGATATCATATCAAACCGCGGATCGGACATCGACGACATTCTCCACAGAATCGTCACAGTCGTTGCGAACGAAAATGGCGTGGGTGATATGGAGCTGTCACCACTGTATGGCGTGGTGGACACAGATGCACTTCAAGCGCTGGTCAGCAACACGGCAACACCTGTAGAGGTCGAATTCGTCTGGGAGGGACTAAGAATTCGTGTAAGTCCAGACGGAGTTGCGGTCGTCGGCAGAGAAGAGTCAGATTCCTCCCACGGCTAA
- a CDS encoding sensor domain-containing protein, with the protein MQPAHKTPHSVATAFLTAPVRLQTYKNLAYLALQFPLGVAYFSLLIPALTVGAGSLPLLVLFGLPVIGALLLGVATMTVDRAVTGLLLPVELDRHTATASIDDGAVTYAKDLLLDPGTYLSVGFVLAKFVVGVSTFVVLTVTGSLVAVAIAAPFLYTSPMGNYTFPLPSWLGGGTAVVDTLPEALSLAVVGVVGLFVVVNLWNALAWLLGNATAIACRRARVLGSAPTVSNQA; encoded by the coding sequence ATGCAACCTGCCCACAAAACACCGCACTCGGTTGCGACGGCGTTCCTGACTGCCCCAGTCAGGCTCCAAACCTACAAGAACCTCGCGTATCTCGCGTTGCAGTTCCCGCTCGGGGTGGCGTACTTTTCGCTGTTGATCCCGGCGTTGACAGTGGGAGCTGGCTCGCTCCCGCTGTTGGTACTGTTCGGACTGCCGGTCATCGGTGCACTCCTCCTCGGCGTCGCAACGATGACCGTTGACCGCGCGGTAACCGGCCTCTTGCTGCCGGTGGAACTCGACAGACACACGGCGACTGCGTCGATTGACGACGGTGCGGTCACCTACGCGAAGGACCTCCTGCTCGACCCGGGAACGTACCTGAGCGTCGGGTTCGTCCTCGCGAAGTTCGTCGTCGGCGTCTCGACGTTCGTCGTGCTGACCGTCACGGGATCGCTCGTCGCAGTGGCTATCGCTGCCCCGTTCCTGTACACCTCTCCGATGGGGAACTACACGTTCCCCCTCCCGAGTTGGCTCGGCGGCGGGACAGCCGTGGTTGACACGCTTCCCGAGGCACTCTCGCTTGCCGTCGTCGGCGTCGTCGGTCTGTTCGTCGTCGTGAACCTGTGGAACGCACTCGCGTGGCTGCTCGGTAACGCGACCGCGATCGCGTGCCGACGCGCCCGAGTCCTCGGCAGTGCACCGACCGTGTCGAACCAGGCGTAA
- a CDS encoding sensor domain-containing protein, with protein MSTSSTSRSDPIERLTDGLWAVFGVPFRRETYGNIAYLALQFPLGIAYVTLLATLLALGVGLSVVAVGVPLLLATLVFVTGLTRVEVLLANTLLSRQVTARAVPLTAPDGITEYAKELVLDTGTYVSLVFLLSKLAVGIVTFTVLTFLVSLTGALLVAPLVYDRPGSYRVFYDTTLTFAPKIRFVQDLWSVTFAPVITLSEWNVDTLGEALVVAAFGVVLFIISLHVLNAIARGLGLITATVLQHARSISS; from the coding sequence ATGTCTACGTCCTCCACTTCCCGTTCTGATCCGATCGAGCGCCTTACCGACGGCCTCTGGGCCGTCTTCGGCGTCCCGTTCCGTCGAGAGACGTACGGCAACATCGCATATCTCGCGCTACAGTTCCCGCTCGGCATCGCGTACGTGACCCTGTTGGCCACGCTGTTGGCACTTGGTGTCGGTCTCTCGGTCGTCGCCGTCGGTGTTCCGCTGCTCCTCGCAACACTCGTGTTCGTGACGGGCCTCACTCGAGTGGAGGTCCTCTTAGCCAACACACTGCTGTCGCGCCAAGTCACGGCACGAGCGGTCCCGCTTACAGCGCCCGACGGGATCACTGAGTACGCGAAGGAACTCGTTCTCGACACCGGGACGTACGTCAGCCTCGTGTTTCTGCTCTCGAAACTCGCCGTCGGCATCGTCACGTTCACCGTGTTGACGTTTCTAGTCAGCCTGACCGGGGCGTTACTGGTGGCTCCGTTGGTGTACGACCGGCCCGGGTCGTATCGCGTTTTCTACGACACGACGTTGACGTTCGCGCCCAAGATTCGATTCGTGCAGGACCTGTGGTCGGTCACGTTCGCCCCTGTCATCACGCTCTCCGAGTGGAACGTCGATACGCTGGGTGAGGCGCTCGTCGTCGCCGCCTTTGGTGTGGTCCTGTTTATCATCTCGCTGCACGTCCTGAACGCCATCGCTCGGGGTCTGGGCCTAATAACAGCAACAGTACTCCAACACGCCCGGTCCATTAGTAGCTGA
- a CDS encoding DUF1648 domain-containing protein, whose protein sequence is MDTDPLRPADVGSIAAIALSLVVGLVAFPALPAEVAIQWAADGSPNTVLPVLPGISVIPAFALLAFVYLRGGTFFKGRNAELEPTTGLAVVAGVAYLQVALITLNLGVAVSPLVAVAPAVAVILVATYAGRFGAAGGT, encoded by the coding sequence ATGGACACTGATCCCCTCCGACCGGCCGACGTGGGGTCGATTGCCGCGATTGCGCTCTCGCTCGTCGTCGGACTCGTCGCGTTCCCCGCTCTCCCCGCCGAGGTAGCTATCCAGTGGGCGGCCGACGGTTCGCCGAACACCGTCTTGCCGGTGCTCCCTGGGATCTCTGTGATCCCCGCGTTCGCGTTGCTTGCATTCGTGTATTTACGCGGTGGCACATTTTTCAAAGGTCGCAACGCAGAACTGGAACCGACGACCGGTCTCGCCGTCGTCGCTGGCGTCGCCTACCTACAGGTGGCACTGATCACTCTCAACCTCGGGGTGGCGGTGAGCCCACTCGTTGCCGTCGCACCGGCGGTCGCCGTCATTCTCGTCGCAACCTATGCCGGGCGGTTCGGAGCTGCTGGCGGAACGTGA
- a CDS encoding ABC transporter permease — MTDVDHTDATPAVGSTKRSLTENSATEATGAGVRWPQQAGAFATRTLKELFRNRAALVWGLAAPAFFFVVFGVLLGDPGIQRGANAVVFGVFGAFSVSLVIFATALSADLKAKRYRKLRSLPISPTADLLGRFTGGLVLALVSFVLVLAVGVVTDGTLAVRSAVSVPVVFVALVLFCLLAMGAAVFVASVLDDGEYVVGVTNMLTLALFFLTGYNGLLPSMAPGPLGEWVNVLPNSLATRLAVYHLVPVGSGAGTPLTPPALPTGVESALLLGGYAVAGVVLGAVVMRRRIYDGEGGE, encoded by the coding sequence ATGACCGACGTGGACCACACGGATGCAACTCCCGCCGTCGGTTCGACCAAGCGGTCTCTGACCGAGAATTCAGCCACGGAAGCGACGGGGGCGGGCGTTCGTTGGCCCCAACAGGCCGGTGCGTTTGCAACGCGAACACTCAAAGAGCTGTTCCGCAACCGCGCGGCACTGGTGTGGGGGCTGGCCGCGCCAGCGTTCTTCTTCGTCGTATTCGGCGTCCTGCTCGGTGACCCGGGCATCCAGCGGGGGGCAAATGCGGTCGTCTTTGGGGTATTCGGTGCGTTCAGCGTCTCACTCGTCATCTTCGCAACCGCGCTGAGCGCGGACCTCAAGGCCAAACGCTATCGGAAGCTTCGTTCGCTCCCGATCTCACCCACGGCGGACCTACTCGGGCGGTTCACGGGCGGACTGGTACTCGCGCTCGTCTCGTTCGTGCTCGTGCTGGCGGTCGGCGTCGTGACCGACGGGACGCTCGCGGTCCGTTCGGCCGTCTCGGTCCCCGTCGTGTTCGTCGCACTGGTGCTGTTCTGCCTGTTGGCAATGGGGGCAGCCGTCTTCGTCGCTTCAGTCCTCGACGACGGCGAGTACGTTGTCGGCGTCACCAATATGCTCACGCTGGCGCTGTTCTTCCTCACCGGCTACAACGGGCTGCTCCCGTCGATGGCGCCGGGGCCGCTCGGCGAGTGGGTAAACGTCCTCCCGAACTCGCTGGCGACGCGGCTGGCGGTGTACCACCTCGTTCCGGTCGGCTCCGGCGCCGGCACCCCACTGACCCCACCTGCACTCCCGACGGGCGTGGAGTCGGCCCTCCTCCTGGGTGGGTACGCTGTTGCTGGCGTCGTGCTCGGAGCGGTCGTGATGCGCCGTCGCATCTACGACGGTGAGGGAGGTGAGTGA
- a CDS encoding metal-dependent hydrolase: protein MLFPTHLAAAALVGVRSRLSPLWLVVGATIPDAVDKPLAAVGVVELFHTVGHSALVLALALPLIRVGPRSRAVVAGWASHLFLDAFHIVLNGRAEDTLFLGWPVTSPPTPLGIPPGEFFLYYLWSPSFFVELGIWAALAVVLAQWLR from the coding sequence GTGCTGTTTCCCACCCACCTGGCGGCCGCCGCACTCGTTGGCGTTCGCTCACGGCTGTCACCGCTGTGGTTAGTGGTGGGCGCTACAATCCCGGACGCTGTAGACAAGCCGCTTGCGGCGGTCGGCGTCGTGGAACTGTTCCACACCGTTGGGCACTCAGCACTCGTGCTCGCTCTCGCCCTTCCACTCATCCGAGTTGGCCCTCGTTCGCGTGCAGTAGTGGCAGGGTGGGCCTCGCACCTGTTTCTCGACGCGTTCCATATAGTGCTCAACGGCCGTGCCGAGGACACGCTGTTTCTTGGATGGCCGGTGACGTCACCGCCGACGCCACTCGGGATCCCGCCCGGTGAGTTCTTCTTGTACTATCTGTGGAGTCCATCGTTTTTCGTCGAACTCGGCATTTGGGCGGCGCTCGCTGTTGTCCTCGCACAGTGGCTGCGCTGA
- a CDS encoding phenylacetate--CoA ligase family protein yields MEHFDDVVTDTAITKAEIDAFVADETKIGERFLGTYPVWTTSGTTGEPGVFVQDETAWTVSDVVGDRWILPALADRSPLSRLITQNLRIALVAVSGGHFAGAAGLELMRRESVYGERRLRLFSPKSPINDLISDLNQYQPAILEGYSTVLVELARAQQNGRLNISPALILPTAEPISATQKRMLRDTFDCVVRELYGATEFVPIAVECEHGNLHANTDWVVLEPVDKDYQPVEPGTPSDTVLITSLANRVQPLVRYDLGDSITIYEEPCPCGSAFPIMEVGGRQGDVLKFETDDGEAVPIFPLALSSVVEEVPGVYRTQIIRTAPTKLAVRFEVTPDATEEEVWKQIERELESFLRTHEISRITVEAAPEPPQREERSGKFRHVWSEVEEPST; encoded by the coding sequence ATGGAGCACTTCGACGACGTCGTCACGGATACGGCGATTACAAAAGCCGAGATCGACGCGTTCGTCGCCGATGAGACGAAGATTGGCGAGCGCTTCCTCGGAACGTATCCAGTTTGGACCACATCTGGGACGACCGGGGAACCAGGGGTGTTCGTACAGGATGAGACCGCTTGGACCGTTTCAGACGTGGTGGGTGACCGGTGGATCCTGCCCGCACTGGCCGACCGTTCGCCACTGTCCCGACTCATCACGCAGAATCTCCGCATCGCGCTCGTCGCTGTCTCGGGCGGTCACTTCGCCGGTGCAGCCGGTCTTGAGCTGATGCGTCGAGAATCCGTCTATGGCGAGCGTCGCCTTCGGCTCTTTTCGCCGAAAAGCCCGATCAACGACCTGATTTCCGATCTGAACCAGTATCAGCCCGCTATCCTCGAAGGCTACTCAACCGTCCTCGTCGAGCTGGCGCGCGCCCAGCAGAATGGTCGACTCAACATCAGCCCCGCACTCATTCTTCCCACGGCAGAACCCATCTCTGCGACTCAAAAGCGAATGCTCCGGGACACCTTCGATTGTGTGGTCCGAGAACTCTACGGGGCGACGGAATTCGTCCCGATTGCCGTCGAGTGCGAACACGGGAATCTCCACGCCAACACCGACTGGGTCGTCCTCGAGCCGGTCGACAAGGACTATCAGCCAGTTGAACCCGGGACGCCCTCAGACACCGTCCTCATCACGAGCCTCGCGAATCGAGTGCAACCGCTCGTCCGGTACGACCTCGGAGACAGCATCACCATCTACGAAGAACCGTGTCCCTGCGGGAGCGCATTCCCCATAATGGAAGTCGGCGGTCGGCAAGGAGACGTCCTCAAGTTCGAAACCGACGACGGAGAGGCGGTGCCAATCTTCCCGCTTGCATTATCGAGTGTTGTCGAAGAAGTACCGGGAGTCTATCGAACCCAGATTATCCGCACCGCCCCCACGAAACTAGCGGTCCGCTTTGAAGTCACGCCTGATGCAACCGAGGAGGAAGTCTGGAAGCAGATCGAGCGGGAGCTCGAATCGTTCCTTCGTACTCACGAGATTAGCCGCATAACTGTCGAAGCAGCACCCGAGCCCCCACAACGGGAGGAACGGAGTGGGAAATTCCGGCACGTCTGGTCCGAAGTGGAAGAGCCATCCACCTGA